CCCGGCTGGGATCGTCGCTGCGCTCCAGGACATAAGGCAGCAGCACCAGATCGAAGGAGTCCGCCGCAAAGGGCAACGCACCGGGGTCCGCCGCCGCCCGCACGCACGGCACCTGCATGGCGGCCAGCGCACTCCAGGCGGGGTCGCTCACGAACCAGGGAGCCGCCACGGGCAAGGTGTCCTCCCACAGACCCGGCATGCCGAGCTGCAGGACCCGGCGCGGGCGCAGCCGCTCCAACCAGGGCACCAGCGCACGCCGGGTGGCCGCGCTGAGGCCCAGGCCGGTCGGCGTTTGCCACCACCCGGAAACTATCCTAATGTTATCCGGTTCATTCATATGACCCGATCTCAAGCCCCCGGAGGGACCATGCTGTCAGTCCATCTCGTGCCGGCATTCCAGGATAATTACATATTTTGCGCGTCCGATGGAGCACACGGGATTTTCATCGTCGATCCGGGCGATCCGGCACCCGTGATCGCCTTTCTGGAGGAAAGGCAGGTGCGGCCCACCGCCATCCTGTGCACCCACCATCATGGCGACCACGTGGGGGGCAACGAGACGCTGGCGAGCCGCTATCAAATTCCAGTGTATGGCCCCAGCCAACGCATTCCCGCACTGACCCGCGCGCTTCAGGCAGGCACACACGAAGTCGAAGGCGCGGCAATGCAGGTCATCGCCGTGCCGGGGCATACCCGAGATCATATAGCCTACTTTTTCGAAAACAGCCTCTTTTGCGGCGACACGCTCTTCGCCGCCGGCTGCGGCCGCCTCTTCGAAGGCACGCCGGCGCAGATGTACCACAGCCTGCAGCGGCTGGCTGCCCTGCCCACTCATACGCAGGTATTTTGCGCCCACGAGTACACCCTGGGCAATCTGGCCTTCGCCGCGGCCGTGGAGCCGGACAACGCGGCCATCCAGGCCCGCCGGCAGGAAACCAGCGCCCGGCGGGCACGCCACCTGCCCAGCATCCCGTCCCGTCTCGACCTGGAGCTGGCCACCAACCCCTTCCTGCGCACCCGCATCCCTGCCGTCCAGAACGCCGCTCATCGCTTCGATCCCAATTGCGACCCCAATGATCCCATTGCCGTCTTTGCCGCACTGCGGCGATGGAAGGACGAGTTCTGAGCACATAACCAGCAGCATGTGAGTCGTCCGCCCTATCGGCCCTCTCCTGCCCGCTCCCGGCGGGAGCGGGTATGCCGGGCGGCTGCGGCGCCGCGCCAGGCCTGGCGGGTTGATATCCTGATTCGTAGGAGCGAGCTTGCTCGCGACCCGCTGTATCGACCAGCGAGCAATCGCGGGCAAGCCCGCTCCTACAAGCCAAGATGACGGTCCGCCAGGATTTGGCACGGTCCGCGCCTACCCGAACCCGCCGGGCTGCACGCCGCGGCTCGACCGCCCCTCAGCTCGTCACGCCGCACCGCCCTTTTCCGGCAAACACAAGAAGCGGTAGCGCCGCCCCCAGCGGTCCTCCACCAGACTCCGCACGCCCTCCGCATCCACGGCGGCGAGGGCATCCAGGGATTCCTCCGCCGGCACCAGCCGGCCGAGATAGATCCATTGGCGCGCCAAGCGCGTCATGCGCACCTCCACGTCCTCCAGGCTCATCAGCAGCTGAGCACGCAAATGGCGCCGGCCGCGCTCCAGCTCCTCGGGCGCCGGACCCTGGGCGGCCAGTTCCGCCAGCACCTGCTCCACTTCCGCCGCGCAGCGCCGCCAGTTGCTGCGCTCCGTGCCGGCGTAAAGGCGCCATTCGCCTGTATCGCGGTAGAACTCCAGGTGCGAATAGACGCTGTAGGCCAAGCCCAAGCGCTCGCGAATCTGCCGGAAGAGCCGGGAACCGCTGCTGCCCCCGAGGATGAGATTCGCCAGGCTGGCCCGGTAGTAGTCCGGCGTATCGACGGCGAAGCCTTCCGCCGCCCAAGCCAAGTGGGCCTGGAAGGTGTGCCGGTGCTGCACCTGCTCGCCGGCCTGAAATACGGGCGGCACGCAGGGCGGCACGCCCTCCCCGCGCGGCAGATCTCCCAGCTCCCGGCTCGCCAGCGCCACCAAGCCATCATGCGCCACCCGCCCCGCCGCCACGATCTTGATCCGGCTGCCCACGTAATGGCGGCGATAGTAATCCAGCAGCCGCCGGCGGCTGGCTCGCCGGATCACGCTGCTGCGGCCGAGAATGGGCCAGCCCAGGGGATCGTCGCCCCAGATGCGGCGGCTCAACTGCTCCTGCACCCAGTCCTCCGGGTCCTCCGCCACCATGGCCACTTCCTGGGCCACTACGCTCTTCTCCAGGCGTAGCTCGTCGGCGGACAGGTGGGAATGCAGCACCATCTCCTGCATCAGCGCGAAGGCCTCCGGCAGGTCTTCGCCAAGGACGGTGGCGTGATACGCCGTCAGCTCCCGGTCCGTGAAGGCGTTGATGTTGCCGCCCAGCGGCTCCATGGCGGCGCTGAGATCCGCCGCCGAGTAGCGCGGGGTGCCCTTGAACAGCATGTGCTCGAGCAAGTGGGCGAAGCCGTCCTCCGCGGCCGTCTGATGGCGGCTGCCGTTCTCGATCCAGAAGCCGAGCGCCACACTTTGGGTGTGAGGCAGCGCCAGGCTCAGGATTTCGACCCCATTGTCCAGGCGGGTCAATTCGACCGCCTCGCCTCCCACCGCGTGTTGTGCCTTTTTGAGCATGCCTCGTTCCTTTGGGCCCCAAAAACAAAGAGGCGCCGGGCATCAGCACCCGGCGCCTTCCATGACGGGATCGGCCGCCCTCAGGCGGGCTTGGCCGCCGCCTCCTTCATGCTGAGCTTGATCTTGCCTTGGCGATCCACTTCCAGCACCTTGACCTTGATCATGTCTCCTTCCTTCAGGTAATCATGCACGTCTTCCACGCGCTCCTGACTGATCTGGGAGATGTGCACCAGGCCGTCGCGGCCGGGCAGGATGTTGACGAAGGCGCCGAAGTCCATGATCTTCACCACCTTGCCCTCATAAATCCGGCCCACTTCCACGTCCGCCGTGATCAGCTCGATGCGCTTGCGCGCCGCCAGGCCGGCCTCGCCGCTCACCGAGGCGATGTGGACGGTGCCGTCATCCTCGATGTCGATGGACGCGCCCGTCTCCTCGATGATGCCGCGGATCACCTTGCCGCCCGGGCCGATCACCTCGCGGATCTTGTCCGGATGGATGCGCATGGTGATGATGCGCGGAGCATGCATGGACAGGTCCTGACGGGGCTTGGGCAGGGCCTCCTCCATCTTGCCGAGGATATGCATGCGCCCTTCCTTGGCCTGCTCCAGCGCCTGGGCCAGAATCTCCCGGGTGATGCCCTGGATCTTGATGTCCATCTGCAGCGCAGTCACGCCTTCGGCGGTGCCGGCCACCTTGAAGTCCATGTCGCCCAGATGATCCTCGTCGCCCAAGATGTCCGTCAGCACGGCGAACTGCTCGCCTTCCTTGATCAGACCCATGGCCACGCCCGCCACCGGGGCCTTCAGGGGCACGGCGGCATCCATGAGCGCCAGTGAGGCGCCGCAGACCGAAGCCATGCTGGAAGAGCCGTTGGACTCCAGGATCTCGGAAACCACGCGCAGGGCGTAAGGGAATTCCGCCTCCGAGGGCAGCACCGCGGCCACCGCGCGCCGGGCCAGCCGGCCGTGGCCGATCTCGCGGCGCTTGGGACTGCCCACCATGCCCGTCTCGCCGGTGGAGAAGGGAGGGAAGTTGTAGTGCAGCATGAAGCGCTCACGCGTCTCGCCTTCCAGGGCGTCGATGATCTGCTGATCCTGCTTGGTGCCGAGCGTCGCCACCACCAGAGCCTGGGTCTCGCCGCGGGTAAAGAGC
The sequence above is drawn from the Thermithiobacillus tepidarius DSM 3134 genome and encodes:
- the gloB gene encoding hydroxyacylglutathione hydrolase: MLSVHLVPAFQDNYIFCASDGAHGIFIVDPGDPAPVIAFLEERQVRPTAILCTHHHGDHVGGNETLASRYQIPVYGPSQRIPALTRALQAGTHEVEGAAMQVIAVPGHTRDHIAYFFENSLFCGDTLFAAGCGRLFEGTPAQMYHSLQRLAALPTHTQVFCAHEYTLGNLAFAAAVEPDNAAIQARRQETSARRARHLPSIPSRLDLELATNPFLRTRIPAVQNAAHRFDPNCDPNDPIAVFAALRRWKDEF
- a CDS encoding M16 family metallopeptidase, which codes for MLKKAQHAVGGEAVELTRLDNGVEILSLALPHTQSVALGFWIENGSRHQTAAEDGFAHLLEHMLFKGTPRYSAADLSAAMEPLGGNINAFTDRELTAYHATVLGEDLPEAFALMQEMVLHSHLSADELRLEKSVVAQEVAMVAEDPEDWVQEQLSRRIWGDDPLGWPILGRSSVIRRASRRRLLDYYRRHYVGSRIKIVAAGRVAHDGLVALASRELGDLPRGEGVPPCVPPVFQAGEQVQHRHTFQAHLAWAAEGFAVDTPDYYRASLANLILGGSSGSRLFRQIRERLGLAYSVYSHLEFYRDTGEWRLYAGTERSNWRRCAAEVEQVLAELAAQGPAPEELERGRRHLRAQLLMSLEDVEVRMTRLARQWIYLGRLVPAEESLDALAAVDAEGVRSLVEDRWGRRYRFLCLPEKGGAA
- the pnp gene encoding polyribonucleotide nucleotidyltransferase, whose protein sequence is MARQADGAVLVSLDETVVLVTAVGRPEVKPGQDFFPLTVNYQEKMFAAGKIPGGFFKREGRPTEKETLTSRLIDRPIRPLFPDGFMNEVQIIATVLSVDQKNDPDIPAMIGASAALAISGLPFHGPIGAARVGYVDGQYVLNPSYAELQQSKLDLVVAGTEQAVIMVESEARELPEQVMLDAILFGHEQMQAVIQLIQRLATEAGKPRWTWAPAAEDEDLQAAVAERAREAVAQAYGIHVKQERRERLAEIRTQVVTELAGEDPARADKIKKAFKELESTVVRSQILAGQPRIDGRDTRTVRPISIDTGILPRTHGSALFTRGETQALVVATLGTKQDQQIIDALEGETRERFMLHYNFPPFSTGETGMVGSPKRREIGHGRLARRAVAAVLPSEAEFPYALRVVSEILESNGSSSMASVCGASLALMDAAVPLKAPVAGVAMGLIKEGEQFAVLTDILGDEDHLGDMDFKVAGTAEGVTALQMDIKIQGITREILAQALEQAKEGRMHILGKMEEALPKPRQDLSMHAPRIITMRIHPDKIREVIGPGGKVIRGIIEETGASIDIEDDGTVHIASVSGEAGLAARKRIELITADVEVGRIYEGKVVKIMDFGAFVNILPGRDGLVHISQISQERVEDVHDYLKEGDMIKVKVLEVDRQGKIKLSMKEAAAKPA